A genome region from Arachis duranensis cultivar V14167 chromosome 6, aradu.V14167.gnm2.J7QH, whole genome shotgun sequence includes the following:
- the LOC107494715 gene encoding uncharacterized protein LOC107494715, translating into MKKKSKIDAIFKRKATDNVGVQTSQPSNLISQEVQVSEFSNLTQNTHQHETKVPRLERDVDISLLERDPGKRRPIWQYNVNERDKIRRAYIIAGPYQPTNISYPASGNNNHCRYFQSSWIKKFSSWLEYSPEKDAAYCLPCYLFGKHYGARNDGKNAFSELGFSNWKKVNNGVNCAFVCHEGSIPNSPNNLCVKSCDDLMAQSKHIDKVLDRHSDETIANNRLKLKTSINAIRWLAFQACAFRGDDESPGSLNRKNFIELIKLLASCNQNVNNVVLENAPENAQYISSSVQKDILHIFARKVRATIREEIGDSNFCIIKTY; encoded by the coding sequence atgaaaaagaaaagtaaaattgatgCAATTTTTAAGAGAAAAGCTACTGATAATGTTGGAGTTCAAACAAGTCAACCCTCTAATCTTATTTCACAAGAAGTTCAAGTAAGTGAGTTCTCTAATCTTACTCAAAATACACATCAACATGAAACCAAAGTACCAAGATTAGAAAGAGATGTTGATATCTCTTTACTAGAAAGGGATCCAGGAAAGCGACGTCCAATTTGGCAGTATAATGTCAATGAACGTGATAAGATTCGTAGAGCATACATAATAGCTGGGCCATACCAACCAACTAATATTAGCTATCCAGCTTCTGGTAATAACAATCACTGTCGATattttcaatcttcttggatTAAGAAATTTTCAAGTTGGTTAGAATATTCACCAGAAAAAGATGCTGCTTATTGTTTGCCTTGCTACTTGtttggtaaacattatggtgcTCGCAATGATGGAAAAAATGCATTTTCAGAGTTAGGATTTAGTAATTGGAAGAAAGTAAATAATGGGGTAAATTGTGCATTTGTATGTCACGAGGGTTCTATTCCTAATTCTCCCAATAATTTATGTGTGAAATCTTGTGATGATTTAATGGCTCAATCTAAGCATATTGACAAAGTTCTTGATAGGCATAGTGATGAAACTATTGCAAATAACCGTTTAAAGTTGAAGACATCTATTAATGCTATTCGATGGCTTGCATTTCAAGCATGTGCATTTAGAGGCGATGATGAAAGTCCTGGATCTTTGAATAGgaaaaattttattgagttaATTAAGCTTTTAGCTTCCTGTAATCAGAATGTTAATAATGTTGTCCTTGAAAATGCTCCTGAAAATGCTCAATATATATCTTCCAGTGTTCAGAAAGATATATTGCATATCTTTGCTAGAAAAGTGCGTGCAACAATTCGAGAAGAAATTGGTGATTCAAATTTTTGTATAATCAAGACATATTGA
- the LOC127748518 gene encoding uncharacterized protein LOC127748518, whose product MPRHVLPPPHTIPALSTVPSHYHSLDLDAMHERISVSDTCGVDYNLDGGVEFRVGHREARRFGGPRSCLTPTMSQDHRQLDSSLICRVILPLIQSNPSVSIPVLQGAVQALQSCFPDTICDLRVKLYYEGHLMVRDCCMFDKVFWAFLSCVEAFKHCKPFVFVDSTHLYSKYGGVLLIAVAKDGNSNILPISFAIVESESTESWSFFLTNLRRHVTPQDGLLVISDRSQAIKAALASDDSGWHPPRAFHDYCIRHMTVNFMSRFKLAEGKRYLINAAYSPSQAGFEWYMDVLRGVSLAMADWAGHFRKEIWLQHCDSGRRFSHMTTNLSECINAVLKGTRYLPISAVIRITYERLQKLFVTKGREAQSQLVAGNRFSQRLLVAIEKNRKGIPKMHVTHCDRWASSLHYPCRHAVAGCTAASIEWVPYVNPIYRQEAVFKVYEMEFPPIPNESLWSEWHGTMMCPNLTMRQKATRRPVSTRFRNDMDDVEHQEKRCALCRQVGHTRRGCPNQPTGDA is encoded by the exons ATGCCGCGCCATGTGCTGCCTCCACCTCACACGATTCCGGCGCTATCGACTGTGCCTAGTCACTATCACAGTCTAGATCTGGATGCCATGCATGAGAGGATCTCGGTTTCTGACACCTGTGGAGTGGATTACAACCTAGACGGCGGTGTGGAGTTTCGGGTCGGACACAG GGAGGCTCGGAGGTTTGGTGGACCACGTAGCTGTCTGACACCCACCATGTCTCAAGACCATCGTCAATTAGATAGCAGTCTCATCTGCAGAGTCATATTGCCATTGATTCAGTCCAACCCGTCTGTGAGTATCCCGGTCTTGCAAGGTGCGGTCCAG GCACTGCAGAGCTGTTTCCCCGACACCATATGTGACCTACGCGTCAAACTGTACTACGAAGGACACCTCATGGTGCGAGACTGCTGCATGTTCGACAAAGTATTTTGGGCTTTTTTGTCATGTGTGGAGGCCTTCAAGCATTGCAAGCCATTTGTCTTTGTAGACAGCACACATCTCTATAGCAAGTATGGTGGAGTGTTGCTTATAGCGGTGGCGAAAGACGGGAACAGCAATATACTGCCAATTTCTTTCGCCATTGTTGAGTCTGAGAGCACCGAGTCATGGTCATTCTTTCTTACTAATTTGAGGCGTCACGTCACCCCACAAGACGGCTTACTG GTTATATCGGACAGATCTCAGGCCATCAAGGCCGCCCTAGCATCCGATGATAGTGGGTGGCATCCCCCTAGGGCTTTCCATGATTACTGTATCAGACACATGACAGTGAATTTCATGAGCCGGTTCAAGTTAGCCGAGGGCAAGCGATACCTCATAAACGCTGCTTACAGTCCAAGTCAGGCCGGGTTTGAGTGGTACATGGATGTATTGAGGGGTGTCTCCTTGGCGATGGCGGACTGGGCTGGTCATTTCAGAAAGGAGATTTGGCTTCAGCATTGCGACAGTGGTCGGAGGTTTAGTCACATGACCACCAATTTGTCCGAGTGCATCAATGCTGTGTTGAAGGGGACCCGCTACTTGCCTATTTCAGCTGTTATACGTATCACGTATGAGAGACTGCAGAAGTTGTTTGTTACGAAGGGTAGGGAAGCGCAGAGCCAGTTGGTGGCTGGGAACCGCTTCTCACAGAGACTCTTAGTGGCCATTGAGAAGAATAGGAAAGGCATTCCGAAGATGCATGTGACACATTGCGATAGGTGGGCCTCT TCTCTTCACTATCCGTGCCGGCACGCAGTTGCCGGGTGCACCGCCGCTAGCATTGAGTGGGTCCCGTATGTAAATCCAATCTACCGGCAGGAAGCTGTGTTCAAGGTGTATGAGATGGAGTTCCCACCCATTCCAAATGAGTCGTTGTGGTCGGAGTGGCATGGAACGATGATGTGTCCTAACCTAACCATGCGGCAAAAGGCGACCAGAAGACCAGTGTCCACCAGATTCCGAAACGATATGGATGATGTCGAGCATCAAGAGAAGCGGTGTGCCTTGTGTAGGCAAGTCGGCCACACTAGACGGGGTTGCCCTAACCAACCCACCGGAGATGCCTAG